A stretch of the Ictidomys tridecemlineatus isolate mIctTri1 chromosome 5, mIctTri1.hap1, whole genome shotgun sequence genome encodes the following:
- the Ankrd34c gene encoding ankyrin repeat domain-containing protein 34C, with protein sequence MMDDDTELRTDGNSLLKAVWLGRLRLTRLLLEGGAYINESNDKGETALMVACITKHVDQQSISKSKMVKYLLDNRADPNIQDKSGKTALIHACIRRAGGEVVSLLLENGADPSLEDRSGASALVYAINADDKDALKHLIDACKAKGKEVIIITTDKSSSGTKTTKQYLNVPPSPKVEDRQSPPLCASPSDIELKAPGLSSPPNEKEDDFFGLQTGHPSSCNTSKILNEPGSPTRKISNLPTRKVGARLPQLKRLQSEPWGLIAPSVLAASSRQDETHSASTDSEVIRNISDMSFPKRGPLSRTNSIDGKDPSLFPSVPEQALKGPASSAPASWKAAYEKGQAPHPRLARRGALSVDQEKGGMCPSGASALKEPASLKRLENDLYDLELQPGADSPSSISLEPGKGPLDRKKLNSSHLSLFHGSRESLDAVPTTSPSSVRRRPPHLLERRGSGTLLLDRIAHTRPGFLPPLNVNLNPPIPDIRTNSKPSSPLASGLKSMVPVAPSSPKRVDLRSKKKLLRRHSMQIEQMKQLSDFEEIMT encoded by the coding sequence ATGATGGATGATGACACGGAGTTGAGGACTGATGGAAACTCCCTTCTGAAGGCTGTGTGGCTGGGCAGGCTGCGGCTGACCAGACTCCTCCTGGAAGGGGGAGCTTATATCAATGAGAGCAATGACAAAGGCGAAACGGCTCTCATGGTGGCATGTATCACCAAACATGTGGATCAGCAAAGTATCAGCAAGTCCAAGATGGTGAAGTACTTGTTGGACAACAGGGCAGACCCTAATATTCAGGATAAGTCTGGAAAGACTGCTCTCATCCACGCTTGCATCAGGAGAGCCGGGGGAGAAGTGGTCTCCCTACTACTGGAAAATGGAGCTGACCCCAGCCTTGAGGATCGCAGTGGGGCTTCAGCTCTGGTTTATGCAATAAATGCAGATGACAAGGACGCATTGAAACATCTCATTGATGCCTGCAAAGCCAAAGGGAAGGAAGTGATTATTATCACAACGGATAAATCATCTTCCGGCACCAAAACCACTAAACAGTATCTTAATGTCCCTCCTTCACCCAAGGTGGAAGACCGACAGTCGCCTCCACTGTGTGCATCTCCTTCTGACATTGAACTGAAGGCTCCAGGCCTGAGCTCTCCACCAAATGAAAAAGAGGATGACTTCTTCGGCCTCCAAACAGGACACCCAAGTAGCTGTAACACCTCTAAGATTCTCAATGAGCCTGGGTCTCCCACTAGGAAAATCAGCAACCTTCCCACCAGGAAAGTGGGGGCCCGCTTGCCCCAACTGAAGAGGCTCCAGTCTGAACCCTGGGGCCTGATTGCGCCGTCTGTGCTGGCAGCCTCCTCGCGGCAGGATGAAACCCACAGTGCCAGCACAGACAGTGAGGTCATCAGGAACATCAGTGACATGTCTTTCCCTAAAAGGGGGCCCCTCTCCAGAACCAACAGCATTGATGGCAAagacccttccctcttcccctcaGTACCAGAGCAGGCTCTGAAGGGTCCGGCCTCTTCGGCACCAGCATCCTGGAAAGCAGCCTATGAGAAAGGCCAGGCTCCCCACCCTCGTCTGGCCAGGAGAGGAGCTCTCTCTGTTGACCAAGAGAAAGGTGGCATGTGCCCATCGGGAGCCTCTGCTCTCAAAGAGCCAGCCTCCCTCAAACGGCTGGAAAATGACCTCTATGACTTAGAGTTACAACCAGGGGCTGACTCACCCAGCTCCATTTCCCTGGAGCCAGGCAAAGGTCCCTTAGATAGAAAGAAGCTCAACAGCTCCCACTTGTCTCTTTTCCATGGCTCTCGGGAGTCCCTGGATGCCGTGCCCACCACATCCCCCAGCTCTGTGCGTCGCAGACCCCCGCATCTCCTAGAAAGACGAGGTTCTGGAACTCTGCTGCTAGACCGCATCGCTCACACTAGGCCTGGCTTTCTTCCACCTTTAAATGTGAATCTGAACCCACCCATCCCCGATATTAGAACGAACAGCAAACCTTCTTCCCCACTTGCTAGTGGCTTAAAATCTATGGTTCCTGTTGCTCCAAGTTCACCAAAGAGAGTTGACTTGAGAAGCAAAAAGAAGCTCCTCAGAAGGCATTCGATGCAGATTGAACAGATGAAGCAGCTGTCGgactttgaagaaataatgacctAG